In Marinobacter sp. LQ44, the following are encoded in one genomic region:
- a CDS encoding acetaldehyde dehydrogenase (acetylating), producing MSKKLKAAIIGSGNIGTDLMIKILRNGKNIEMGAMVGIDPESDGLARANRMGVATTHEGVDGLVKMPEFADIDIVFDATSAGAHMHNEVFLRGHKESLKIIDLTPAAIGPYCVPVVNLEQNLQEGNVNMVTCGGQATIPMVAAVSRVAKVHYAEIVASISSKSAGPGTRANIDEFTETTSKAIEVVGGAQKGKAIIILNPAEPPLLMRDTVYVLSDAADQAEVEASVEEMVQAVSSYVPGYRLKQKVQFDVIPEDQPMNVPGLGRFSGLKTSIFLEVEGAAHYLPAYAGNLDIMTSAALGTAERIAESLIN from the coding sequence ATGAGCAAGAAACTGAAAGCCGCCATCATCGGTTCGGGCAACATTGGCACCGACCTGATGATCAAGATTCTGCGTAACGGGAAGAATATCGAGATGGGCGCCATGGTCGGCATCGACCCGGAATCCGACGGTCTGGCCCGCGCCAACCGCATGGGCGTCGCCACCACCCACGAAGGCGTGGACGGACTGGTGAAAATGCCGGAATTTGCCGACATCGACATCGTGTTTGATGCCACCTCCGCCGGTGCTCACATGCACAACGAAGTGTTCCTGCGGGGCCACAAGGAAAGCCTGAAGATCATCGACCTGACGCCGGCGGCCATCGGCCCCTACTGCGTCCCGGTGGTGAACCTGGAGCAGAACCTGCAGGAAGGTAACGTCAACATGGTCACCTGCGGTGGCCAGGCGACGATTCCCATGGTGGCTGCCGTCTCCCGCGTGGCCAAGGTGCACTACGCCGAAATCGTGGCGTCGATTTCATCGAAGTCCGCCGGCCCCGGCACCCGCGCCAACATCGACGAGTTCACCGAAACCACCTCCAAGGCCATCGAAGTGGTCGGCGGCGCCCAGAAGGGCAAAGCCATCATCATCCTGAACCCGGCCGAGCCGCCGCTGCTGATGCGCGACACCGTGTACGTACTGTCCGACGCCGCCGACCAGGCGGAAGTGGAAGCGTCTGTAGAAGAAATGGTGCAAGCCGTGTCTTCCTACGTGCCCGGCTACCGCCTCAAGCAGAAAGTGCAGTTTGACGTGATCCCGGAAGACCAGCCCATGAACGTCCCAGGCCTGGGTCGTTTCAGTGGCCTGAAAACCTCCATCTTCCTGGAAGTCGAAGGCGCCGCCCATTACCTCCCGGCCTACGCCGGCAACCTCGACATCATGACCTCCGCTGCCCTGGGCACCGCCGAGCGCATTGCCGAGTCACTGATCAACTGA
- the dmpE gene encoding 2-oxopent-4-enoate hydratase yields MDKQKIQQFGDELYEAMVKREAVSPLTSRGEDISIDDAYHISLRMLERRQQAGARIIGKKIGVTSKAVMNMLNVHQPDFGYLTDDMVFNSGEVVPISDRLIAPRAEGEIAFILKKDLTGPGVTNADVLAATECVMPCFEIVDSRIQDWKIAIQDTIADNASCGLFVLGDNAVSPRDVDLVTCGMVVEKNGSIISTGAGAAALSSPVNCVAWLANTLGEFGISLKAGEVILSGSLVPLEPVKAGDTMRVDIGGIGSASVRFV; encoded by the coding sequence ATGGATAAGCAGAAAATCCAGCAGTTCGGCGACGAACTCTATGAGGCGATGGTCAAGCGGGAAGCCGTTTCGCCGCTGACCAGCCGTGGCGAAGACATTAGCATTGACGATGCCTACCACATCTCACTGCGCATGCTCGAGCGCCGGCAACAGGCCGGTGCCCGGATCATCGGCAAGAAGATCGGCGTCACCAGCAAGGCAGTGATGAACATGCTGAATGTACACCAGCCGGATTTCGGTTACCTGACCGACGACATGGTGTTCAACAGCGGTGAAGTGGTGCCTATCAGCGACCGCCTGATTGCCCCACGTGCCGAAGGCGAAATCGCCTTCATTCTGAAGAAAGACCTGACCGGCCCAGGCGTGACCAACGCCGATGTGCTGGCGGCCACCGAATGCGTCATGCCCTGTTTCGAAATCGTCGATTCCCGAATTCAGGACTGGAAGATCGCCATTCAGGACACCATCGCCGATAACGCCTCCTGTGGCCTGTTTGTGCTCGGTGACAACGCCGTCTCCCCCCGGGATGTTGACCTGGTGACCTGCGGAATGGTGGTGGAAAAGAACGGTTCCATCATCAGCACCGGTGCCGGCGCCGCTGCATTGAGCTCTCCGGTGAACTGCGTGGCCTGGCTGGCCAACACCCTGGGTGAGTTCGGCATTTCCCTGAAGGCAGGTGAAGTCATCCTGTCAGGCTCCCTGGTACCGCTGGAGCCGGTGAAAGCCGGTGACACCATGCGTGTGGACATTGGCGGGATTGGCAGCGCGTCTGTGCGCTTCGTCTGA